The Chryseobacterium phocaeense genome includes the window CGGTCTTGCCGATCTTTTTGAAAAAATCAAAGGAAATGCGCAGGAAGCTGAAATCAAAGCTGATATTGAAGCTGCTTTAGGGAACGGACCAAGAGTGGCTATGGTAAATTCAGACAAAGGAATTACGAATTTCCACGTTCCTTCAGATATCATTGTTGATGCCTCTATGGCTGCCCTGGTAAGAGGCGGCGGTAAAATGTGGAACAAAGACGGAAACGAAGAAGATACGGTATGTATTATTCCTGACCGTTCTTATGCAGGATTCTATCAGTCTGTAATCGATGATATGAAAGCACACGGAAAACTTGATCCTACGACCATGGGTTCTGTTCCGAACGTGGGTCTTATGGCTCAGAAAGCTGAAGAATACGGTTCTCATGACAAAACCTTCCAGGCAGCAGCAGACGGAACTATTGAAGTTCAGGATGAAGCAGGAAATATTCTTCTTACGCAAAAAGTAGAAAAAGGTGACATCTTCAGAATGTGCCAGACGAAAGATGCGCCTATCCAGGACTGGGTAAAGCTGGCTGTCAACAGATCCAGATTATCTGATACGCCTGCCATTTTCTGGTTAGATAAAGGAAGAGCTCACGACAGAGAAATCATTAAAAAAGTTGAAAAATATCTTGCTGACCATGATACCAACGGTCTTGACATCAGAATTCTTGATGTAAAAGATGCGATGACTGAAACTTTAAAAAGAGCAAGAGAAGGAAAAGACACTATTTCTGTTTCAGGAAATGTATTGAGAGATTATTTAACTGACCTTTTCCCAATTCTTGAGCTTGGTACTTCTGCTAAAATGCTTTCCATTGTTCCATTAATGAATGGTGGTGGTTTATTTGAAACAGGTGCCGGAGGTTCTGCGCCGAAACACGTGGAGCAATTCATTGAAGAAGGTTATCTGAGATGGGATTCTTTAGGTGAATTCCTGGCCCTTCAGGCTTCTTTAGAGCACTTGGCTCAAACGCAGGGGAATACAAAATCTCAGGTGTTAGCAGATGCTTTAGATGAGGCTAATGCTAAATTCTTAGCTACTGACAAATCTCCGGCAAGAAAGGTAGGCCAGATTGATAACAGAGGTTCTCACTTCTATTTAGCCATGTACTGGGCAGAAGCTTTAGCGAACCAGACGGCTGATGCAGAACTGGCAGCTCAATTTGCTCCGGTAGCAGCTGCAATGCAGGAAAATGAAGCGGTAATCAATCAGGAATTAATAAGTGCTCAGGGAAAACCTCAGGATATTGACGGTTACTACAAAACGGATACATATAAGACGTATGCAGCCATGAGACCAAGCACGGTGTTGAATGAAATTATTGACGGAATTTAATTTTCCTGAATGATATAAATGAAAAGCTCCTTTTTAAAAGGGGCTTTTTTGTTTCTAAATTTAATCGTATTAGGTTTCGGCTAAAGCCAATGGAATGATTTCTTTTATGCGGACGGGCTAAAGCCCGTCCCTATTGATTTATCAAATATAAAGCGGCACGCCCTAATCCCTAATCCCTAATCCCTAATCCCTAATCCCTAATCCCTGCACCTACCCCTCTACAATCACTCTCCTGTGCTCCCGTCCCCAGTTGATCATTTCCGTAATGATTTTTCCAAAGGTCCGGCAGTATTCCGTAGGTTCATATTCTATTAAAACCGGGGTATCCGGGTATACGGTTCTTTTCACCAGTTTATTCAGTTCCATATCTTTCAGTTCTTTTGAAAGCATTCTCGTGGTGATTCCAGGGATACTCCTTTCAATTTCACGGAATCGTCTGTGTCCGTTACAGATTGAATTGATTACAGGAATTCTCCATTTCCCTCCAATAAAATAGAGGGTATCCTGCAAGGCTCTCAGTTCTTCTGTCTGATCTCTTTCCATAGCTGCAAAGTTAAATGATATCATGGATGATACTGGTATACTCTGTTATACTGATTACAAAAGTATACCATTTTGAAATAACTTTGTCAAAAAATTTAAAGCAATGAATAAATTGAATAACAAATTAGCCGTCGTAACGGGTGGAAACAGCGGAATAGGATATGCAGCCGCAAAGAAACTTATAGCAGAAGGAGCCAGGGTTATTATTACAGGAAGAAGAAAAGAAGCGGTAGAAAAAGCCGCCGAAGAATTGAGAGCTATCCCTTTTATTGCGGATCAGTCTGTTCTTGATGATATTGACCTTCTTAAAAACGAAGTGGAGAAGCAGTTTGGAAAGGTGGATATCCTTTTCATCAATGCCGGTATTACTGGCGGTCTCACCTCTATTGAAAATATGAGTGTCCAGAATTTTGATGAAGTTATGAATATCAATTTCCGCGGCGCTTATTTTACTCTGAATAAGTTTATTCCGATCCTGAGTGACGGTGCATCCGTAGTATTCCTTTCATCAATTGTGGCTTCCACTTACAAACCGAATAGTTCAGTATATCAGGCCAGCAAAGCAGCATTGAATTCTATTGCCAAAACTGCAGCCGCAGAATTGGCACCACGGAAAATCAGGGTCAATATGATAAGCCCGGGTCCGATAAAAACAAACATCATGAGTAAAGCCGGACTTGATGAAGAAACCTTAAAAGGTCTTGATGATTATCTGATCAGCCAGATTCCTTTAAAGAAAATGGGTACTGCAGAAGAAGTAGCCCAACTGGTGGTTCACCTTTCTGATGATGCTGCTTCAGGTTTTATCACCGGAACTGAAATTATTATTGACGGCGGAATCGGCTTATAAGATCTAGAAGAAAAATGAAAACCCAGCAGGTGGAGAAGAAACCCATTGAACACCTCCTCCACCTCTACTTTCGTCTACCACACCCTAATCCCTAATCCCTAATCCCTAATCCCTAATCCCTGCTACCTAACACCTGCAACCTCCCCCTTCCTTTTTCCTTCTTCCCCCCTCACTTTGTCCGCTTCACCTTCTTTTCCATTTCAAAACGACATTCACCAAACTACTTTTGAACCATAAAAAATAATAGTGTTATGGATTCATCAAAGAAAAAAAGAACAGCAAAACCAATAGCTATCATATTTTTGGTAGTAATGGCTGTACTGGTTACCTTACAGTTTTTCAATCCTTCTCTGGAAGGAAAACCGGTAGCAAAAAAAATAGAAGCTCCGCGAGAGGTTCTTGCCATTCTGGAAAACTCATGTTTTAACTGCCATTCCAATGAGCAGAACCTGAGCTGGTATGACAAAATAGCTCCCATATCATGGGCTGTAAACAAGGATGTGAAAAGAGCTAAAGAGGTTTTGAATTTTTCAGAATGGAATTATTCTGCAGGAGAACATCAGGGAAAAATGTACGCCATCCTGAATATGATGCAGAGTGGTAAAATGCCGCTCCATGAATATACTTTACTTCATCCGTCAGCAAAAATCACGCAGAAAGATATTGAAACGATCAGGAAGTATACGCTTTCCTTGGCCAGCCTTAATGCCTCCAAAAAAGAAAAAGATACTCACCAGAATAGTCAAACTGTTCAAAATCCTGTTCCAGTTCAATTTCCGGTTTCGTCTAATGGAGTGAAATATACGGACGATTTTAAAAACTGGAAAGTGATCAGCATGAGCACACTCTTCGATCATTCCATCAGGGTTATTTACGGAAATGACATTGCTGTGAAAGCTGTTGAAACGGAAAATTTCCACCCATGGCCGGATGGCAGTATCATTGTAAAATCAGTCTGGAAACAGGAAGAGCTTGCTGATGGAGAAGTACGGGCCGGAGCATTTGTGAATGCCCAGTTTATGGTTAAAGATGCTAAGAAATATACCGATACCGAAGGTTGGGGGTTTGCAAAATTTTCAGGAAACGATCTTCATCCTACCGGAAAAACAGCCTCATTTGCCAAAGAATCCTGTATAGCCTGCCACCGTCAGTTAGCCGAAAAAACAGGTTACTTATTTGATGTCCCTATGAAAGTAAACACCGAAAGATTAATTAAAAACCTTGAGAAATAATGAGAAAAGTACTATTCATCATCCTGTCGATCTGCAGTTTATTTACCGCCTGTAAAATAGATGAGCCGGATAAAGATTTAAAACGTATTGTTTTCGATCCCGGAGATTTAAAATTTATCTCCACTTCATTGAATACAAAAAAGGAAACATCCTCCGCATTGTATGGTAACCAGGAAGCGCTTGAATCGCTGTATGCTGCCCACTCTTCCTTAAAAAAAGGCAGTATGATCAAACTGGTCACCTGGAAATACCATGACAACCCTCAATACATAGGAGGAACCATCACCGGGGAATTATTAAGTATAGAAACACTTCAGGCAGATAATACCGGAAAAATCTCTTATCAGGTCCAGAGTACATCATCAACGAAACCCTTACCGCCCAATCAAGAAGAAAGGATACAGTATATCATGAGTTATAAACCCGTCATGAGGCCATAAAGATCTCCTGAAGCTGAATTTTCAGTTTCAGGAGGTTTTGTGAAAAGGATAATGATGAATGGTCAATTTTTGCTGACGCAAAGTCAATAGTCAATTTTATCACCGAAAT containing:
- a CDS encoding NADP-dependent isocitrate dehydrogenase, coding for MSDKSKIYYTLTDEAPMLATHSFLPIVKAFTKSANIEIAVPDISLAGRILANFPEFLKDDQKIGDALAELGQLATQPDANIIKLPNISASAPQLDEAIAELQSKGFAVPNYPAEPKNDEEKAIKAKYAKVLGSAVNPVLREGNSDRRAPKAVKNYAKANPHRMGDWASDSKTDVAHMDGGDFYGTETSTTVENATKFKITFKGNDGAETLLKDFAGLQAGEVIDSSVMNLNSLKVFVQKAIDEAKNRNVLLSAHLKATMMKISDPIIFGAIVETFFKEVFTKYAETFKSLDINPNNGLADLFEKIKGNAQEAEIKADIEAALGNGPRVAMVNSDKGITNFHVPSDIIVDASMAALVRGGGKMWNKDGNEEDTVCIIPDRSYAGFYQSVIDDMKAHGKLDPTTMGSVPNVGLMAQKAEEYGSHDKTFQAAADGTIEVQDEAGNILLTQKVEKGDIFRMCQTKDAPIQDWVKLAVNRSRLSDTPAIFWLDKGRAHDREIIKKVEKYLADHDTNGLDIRILDVKDAMTETLKRAREGKDTISVSGNVLRDYLTDLFPILELGTSAKMLSIVPLMNGGGLFETGAGGSAPKHVEQFIEEGYLRWDSLGEFLALQASLEHLAQTQGNTKSQVLADALDEANAKFLATDKSPARKVGQIDNRGSHFYLAMYWAEALANQTADAELAAQFAPVAAAMQENEAVINQELISAQGKPQDIDGYYKTDTYKTYAAMRPSTVLNEIIDGI
- a CDS encoding winged helix-turn-helix transcriptional regulator, which codes for MERDQTEELRALQDTLYFIGGKWRIPVINSICNGHRRFREIERSIPGITTRMLSKELKDMELNKLVKRTVYPDTPVLIEYEPTEYCRTFGKIITEMINWGREHRRVIVEG
- a CDS encoding SDR family oxidoreductase — translated: MNKLNNKLAVVTGGNSGIGYAAAKKLIAEGARVIITGRRKEAVEKAAEELRAIPFIADQSVLDDIDLLKNEVEKQFGKVDILFINAGITGGLTSIENMSVQNFDEVMNINFRGAYFTLNKFIPILSDGASVVFLSSIVASTYKPNSSVYQASKAALNSIAKTAAAELAPRKIRVNMISPGPIKTNIMSKAGLDEETLKGLDDYLISQIPLKKMGTAEEVAQLVVHLSDDAASGFITGTEIIIDGGIGL
- a CDS encoding heme-binding domain-containing protein; this encodes MDSSKKKRTAKPIAIIFLVVMAVLVTLQFFNPSLEGKPVAKKIEAPREVLAILENSCFNCHSNEQNLSWYDKIAPISWAVNKDVKRAKEVLNFSEWNYSAGEHQGKMYAILNMMQSGKMPLHEYTLLHPSAKITQKDIETIRKYTLSLASLNASKKEKDTHQNSQTVQNPVPVQFPVSSNGVKYTDDFKNWKVISMSTLFDHSIRVIYGNDIAVKAVETENFHPWPDGSIIVKSVWKQEELADGEVRAGAFVNAQFMVKDAKKYTDTEGWGFAKFSGNDLHPTGKTASFAKESCIACHRQLAEKTGYLFDVPMKVNTERLIKNLEK